One stretch of Candidatus Bathyarchaeia archaeon DNA includes these proteins:
- a CDS encoding Lrp/AsnC ligand binding domain-containing protein: MISAIVLVNTEVGEESKVLERIKKIEGVEEAHTLWGVYDLMVKIKANSIDKLKETIKSHLRRMDNVNALLTLMIVEATHK, translated from the coding sequence ATGATATCTGCTATAGTGTTAGTAAATACAGAAGTTGGTGAAGAGTCTAAAGTGCTCGAACGTATCAAAAAGATCGAAGGAGTGGAAGAAGCACACACCCTGTGGGGCGTCTACGACTTAATGGTCAAAATAAAAGCCAACTCCATCGACAAACTGAAGGAAACCATCAAGTCGCACCTACGGCGAATGGACAACGTCAACGCCCTTCTGACTTTGATGATAGTTGAAGCAACTCACAAATAA
- a CDS encoding transcription factor S — protein sequence MEFCPNCGSRLATKKAPAKKVALWLVCHKCGFEKPQQAGKQPVLVNRVIQHSTQQMVAVIGEQEAQLNTLPTIGIECPRCGNNRAYVWLVQTRGADESSTQFMRCSKCNYTFREYS from the coding sequence ATGGAGTTTTGCCCAAACTGCGGTTCCCGTTTGGCAACGAAGAAAGCGCCGGCAAAGAAAGTAGCATTGTGGCTTGTTTGCCATAAATGCGGATTTGAGAAGCCTCAGCAAGCTGGGAAACAACCGGTGCTCGTGAATAGAGTAATTCAGCATTCGACACAGCAGATGGTGGCGGTAATCGGCGAGCAGGAGGCGCAGCTTAACACTCTGCCAACGATAGGCATTGAATGCCCACGGTGCGGAAACAACAGAGCTTACGTTTGGCTTGTGCAAACTCGGGGCGCGGATGAATCCTCTACCCAATTCATGCGGTGTTCAAAATGCAACTACACATTCAGAGAATATAGCTAA
- a CDS encoding C2H2-type zinc finger protein, which translates to MIDVLYECPICKAEFSNPNELREHRLKEHKNIVREIRL; encoded by the coding sequence ATGATTGATGTATTGTATGAATGCCCGATATGTAAGGCAGAGTTCTCTAATCCTAACGAGTTAAGAGAGCATAGGCTAAAGGAGCATAAGAATATCGTTAGGGAAATTAGGCTCTGA